GTGCTCTTCGATGTCTATTATAGCAAGGATAAAGTGCTGGTCCTTATGCAGCAGGCAAAAAAAGAACCGATCTCCTTCATGGTTCAGGGTATAAGTAAGCCGCTAAAGAAAAAGAAGGAAAAGCCTAAAAAGAAACCTACAAAAAAAACAAAACGTTCTCCTAGTGCACAAGAGAACAATACTACCAAGCAACCTGAGCAGAACGCAACAAAACCACCCTTGACATAAGAGAAGTACTCTTTAGCTAAATCTGTTACAATTATCCCTATATGATATAAAGGGATATAATATGAAAGAGATCTATGAGAAACTGGGACTGTTCTATCTGGGGAAAGATGTCGATAAGAAGACGATGGAGCCTGTAGAAGCACTGACACTGCTGAAGAACAAGAACTTTACAACCCATGCTGCGATCATCGGTATGACCGGTTCGGGGAAGACCGGACTGGGTGTAGGCATTATCGAAGAGGCGGCGATTGACAATATCCCCTCCATCATCATCGATCCCAAAGGCGATATGGGTGATCTCTGCCTGAGTGACCCCTCTTTCTCGGCAAAGACGTTCGAACCGTGGGTAAAAGATGAAGCACGTGCCAAAGAGGAAGACCCTGCCGAGTATGCACAAAAGACCGCAGCAATGTGGAAAGAGGGGATCGAGAGTTTCGGGCAGAATGCCTCCCGTGTAGAGAAGTTCCATGCAGTTCCCAAGACCATCTACACACCCGGTTCTTCCGCCGGTGTGCCCATCAACATCATGTCCTCCCTTGAAACCCCTCCCTCCCAGATTATGGAGGAGAGCGATACCTTTGCCGCCTACCTGAAAAGTACGACGACCTCCCTGCTTTCACTCATAGGGATCACTGCCGATCCCCTGGATTCCAAAGAGTACATCCTCCTGGCACAGATCATTACCAAAGCATGGCTGTCAGGGGAAGACCTGGGTATCGAGACACTTATTGGCAAAATCATCAAGCCCTCTTTCAGTAAAATAGGGGTTCTTCCTCTGGATGATTTCTATTCGCAGGATGCACGTTTCAAACTGGCGACCAAGTTCAACGCGCTTCTGGCAAGCCCGAGTTTCTCCCTCTGGCTTCAGGGTGACAATCTTGATATCCAGAAACTGCTTTATGACGAGAACGGCAAAACGAAGATCGCCATCTTCTCCATTGCCCATCTCAATGATGATGAGCGCATGTTTTTCGTGACACTGCTGCTGAACAAATACATCGCATGGATGCGCAGGCAAAGCGGTACCTCTGCCCTTAAGACCCTGCTCTATATGGATGAGATCTTCGGCTATTTTCCTCCCACGAAGAACCCGCCAAGCAAGGAACCGATGCTTCTTCTGCTCAAGCAGGCGCGCGCCTTTGGTGTAGGGGTCGTACTCAGTACACAGAACCCTGTCGACCTTGATTACAAGGGGCTCTCAAACATCGGGACCTGGTTCATCGGCCGCCTGCAGACCACGCAGGATATCGAACGTGTCATCGACGGATTGGGCGGAAAGATCGGGTCGAGTTTCGAAAAGGGTGAGATCAAGACACTGCTTGCCAACCTGAAAAAAAGAACCTTCTTCCTTAAAAGTGCGCACCTTGATGATATACGGCTCTTTACGACAAGATGGGTCCTGAGCTACCTCAAAGGACCACTCAAAAGAGATGAGATTGCAGCCTTGATGGCAGAGCAGAAGGCACAGCCTGTAACAGGAGAGACAACAGTGAGAGTGGACCGTAAGAGTGACAGGCTGGGTACTTTCCAGAATGTGGATGCCTCCATTCCTCAGTATTATGAGCCGGATCCTACAGAGCAAAATGTATACATCCCGACATTGGCAGCCAAAGCCACGGTACACTTCTTCAATCAGCGCAAAGGGATAGATGAGGAGCGTGAGTTGCTGCTCTCTCTGGAGCTTGATGCTGCACAGCAACAAGTTTCATGGGAAGACGCACACCAGGAAGATCTGGATTTCACCAACCTGCCGTACAAAGCACCCAAAAGTGCTCAGTATTACGATCTGCCAAAGTTCATTCTTGAGGACAGGGGCCTGAAACGGGCCGTCCGGGAGCTTAAAAACTATCTCTACCAGGAAGAGGGTCTGGAACTTTTCCGATGCCGTTCTCCAAAGCTTGAATCCAGGGCAGGCGAATCCCGTTCGGACTTCATCGTCAGGATTCAGGATATACTGCAGGAGAAGAAAGAGGAGGAGATCGAGAAACTCAAAACACGTTACGCCTCCAAAGAGAAGGTACTGCAGGACAGGCTTATACGGGCACAGGAACGCGTCGCGAAAGAGTCTGCAGACACTACCTCCTCAATGATCGAAATGGGGATCTCCGTACTGGGGGCACTTTTTGGAAAAACCAGCCCCACCAAGATAGGCCGTGCGGTAAGCAAAGGCGGACGTATACTCAAAGAGCGCGGAGAGATGAGCAGGGCCGAGGAGAGGGTGGCGAAGGTAGAGGACGATATCGATGCGCTCAATGAGGAGCTTGAAGAGAAGATCGACGCTCTGAGTGAAAAGTATGATATCGGGCAGTGCGAAGTTGAGAATTTCCGGATCAAACCGAGAAGAACGGATATAGATGTAGAGAGCTGTGCCATTGTCTGGCGTGTTTCCTGAGCAGTGCAGCAGGGAAAGAGAAGTTTAACGCACTTTACAATATAATCAACGTTAATCAATAAATATAGTCTATTTAAAAATATAAGGAACGAGTGTGTCAACATATGTCAACAGTAAGACCGGTAACCCCATAGAGCGTCGGGAGCCTCAGAACGAAGAGTATGTATATGAAGGGAAACCGATGATTGTGGAGACGAACTCCGAGCGCGTCATCACCTATGCCAACAAGCGTTTTGTAGAGACAAGCGGCTACAGCAAGGATGAGGTCATCGGTTCGCCGCACTGTATGCATCTGCATCCGGAGATGCCAGCCGGTATCTTCAAGGATGCCTGCAGAATGAACGATGAGGGAAAGACCTGGAGCGGTCTGGTGCAGAACATGAACAAAGAAGGCATCTCCTACTGGACGGAGCTGCTCATCCAGCCAAAGGTAAATGACATGGGGAAGATTGTCGGATATATGGCAACGCGCAGAGAGATGGATGCTTCCAAGCTAGCAGCGGTGAAACAGGAGTATGAGAGTATGCGGGCCTCAGGAGAAGAGACTGTCAAAGGGCAATTCTGCGGCGAGGTCTATCTTGGCGACAGTGCATGTGCGTTCTAAAAGACACATGCCATTAAAGTATTGAATGTTAGATATTAACCTTTACTGCCGGGTTTGATGGCGGTACTTCCCTCTTTACACATCGGACACTCTTCGGGTGTGTACATTTCAAATGTAAAATCCTCAAGCGCGAACAGTGGTACATCTTTGGGCAGTTTGCATTCACTTTTTGCTTCCGTGCTTCCTCCGACCCGTTTACAAAATCCTCTGTTGGCCAGCGAAGCGAAAGCGACCACTTTGGCGCCCAGTGCTTCAATGGCCTGGGCTGCTTTGAGTGCAGAACCGCCAGTGGTAATGATGTCTTCACAGATAATGATCTTCTCTCCTGGTGAGACCTCAAAACCGCGGCGAAGTTCCATGCCGCCCTCTTTCTTCTCGACAAAGATCGAACGTACCCCTAAAGAACGTGCGAGTTCATAGCCGGCGACCACACCTCCGAGTGCAGGGGCACAGACCGTATCGACCTCAATACCGTTATCTCTGATCATTTTGGCAAGAGCATCTGTAAGTAGAGAAGCCTTTGGGGGATACTCCAATACCTTTGCGCTCTGAAGATAGCGGCTGGAATGGTTGCCGCTTGCCAGGAGAAAGTGCCCCTCAAGAAGGGCATTGGCATCTTTGTATACCTGTTCAATATCCATTGTTATACCTTTAGGATGTCTGCTTCTTTGGCTTTGAAAGCCTCTTCTACCTTGGCGATATGCTCGTCTGTGATCTTCTGGATCTGGTCATGCGCTTTTTTGGATTCGTCTTCACTGATCTCTTTGGCTTTTTCAAGCTTTTTGATCTGGTCGTTACCCTCTTTTCTGACATTTCTGATAGCG
Above is a genomic segment from Sulfurovum riftiae containing:
- a CDS encoding ATP-binding protein is translated as MKEIYEKLGLFYLGKDVDKKTMEPVEALTLLKNKNFTTHAAIIGMTGSGKTGLGVGIIEEAAIDNIPSIIIDPKGDMGDLCLSDPSFSAKTFEPWVKDEARAKEEDPAEYAQKTAAMWKEGIESFGQNASRVEKFHAVPKTIYTPGSSAGVPINIMSSLETPPSQIMEESDTFAAYLKSTTTSLLSLIGITADPLDSKEYILLAQIITKAWLSGEDLGIETLIGKIIKPSFSKIGVLPLDDFYSQDARFKLATKFNALLASPSFSLWLQGDNLDIQKLLYDENGKTKIAIFSIAHLNDDERMFFVTLLLNKYIAWMRRQSGTSALKTLLYMDEIFGYFPPTKNPPSKEPMLLLLKQARAFGVGVVLSTQNPVDLDYKGLSNIGTWFIGRLQTTQDIERVIDGLGGKIGSSFEKGEIKTLLANLKKRTFFLKSAHLDDIRLFTTRWVLSYLKGPLKRDEIAALMAEQKAQPVTGETTVRVDRKSDRLGTFQNVDASIPQYYEPDPTEQNVYIPTLAAKATVHFFNQRKGIDEERELLLSLELDAAQQQVSWEDAHQEDLDFTNLPYKAPKSAQYYDLPKFILEDRGLKRAVRELKNYLYQEEGLELFRCRSPKLESRAGESRSDFIVRIQDILQEKKEEEIEKLKTRYASKEKVLQDRLIRAQERVAKESADTTSSMIEMGISVLGALFGKTSPTKIGRAVSKGGRILKERGEMSRAEERVAKVEDDIDALNEELEEKIDALSEKYDIGQCEVENFRIKPRRTDIDVESCAIVWRVS
- a CDS encoding PAS domain-containing protein, which codes for MSTYVNSKTGNPIERREPQNEEYVYEGKPMIVETNSERVITYANKRFVETSGYSKDEVIGSPHCMHLHPEMPAGIFKDACRMNDEGKTWSGLVQNMNKEGISYWTELLIQPKVNDMGKIVGYMATRREMDASKLAAVKQEYESMRASGEETVKGQFCGEVYLGDSACAF
- the pyrE gene encoding orotate phosphoribosyltransferase; the encoded protein is MDIEQVYKDANALLEGHFLLASGNHSSRYLQSAKVLEYPPKASLLTDALAKMIRDNGIEVDTVCAPALGGVVAGYELARSLGVRSIFVEKKEGGMELRRGFEVSPGEKIIICEDIITTGGSALKAAQAIEALGAKVVAFASLANRGFCKRVGGSTEAKSECKLPKDVPLFALEDFTFEMYTPEECPMCKEGSTAIKPGSKG